GCGGGGGCGTCAGAGGTCGCGCACCCGGACCTCGCGGAACTCCACGAGGTCACCCGTCCCGTGGTTCTGCAGGCCGACGAAGCCCTCGGCGAACTGCCGCAGGTCCGTGGGCGGGTCGCCGGCGCGGGAGGACTGCTTGCCCGGCGACGCGTCGAACTCGTTGATCACCACGCCGTTGCGGACGATCGTGTACTGCTGCCCGACGACGCGGATCTCGTAGGTGTTCCACTCGCCCTTGGGCGTCGGACGGGCCGCGGCCAGGCCGACGGGGTCGAAGTTGTAGACCGACCCCGTCTTCTGCGGCTCGCCCGTGGGGCCGTCGTAGATCTGGATCTCGTGGCCGCAGTAGATGGCCACCCACGCCGGGGAGTCGACGGCCGCGCCCTGGCGGCCGCACTCCTCCCGCTCCTCGAGCGGCTGCTCGGGGTCCGGGAAGCGGGTGAAGACGCCGGTGTTGGCGTACGCCCCGGGCGCCGAGACGTCCCGGAACTTCAGCGTCATCGAGAAGTCGCCCAGCTGCTCGGCGTGGTACCAGAGCATGCCCAGGCCGCCCTGCGAGCGCAGGGAGCCGTCGGGCTGGAGGACGAAGCGTCCGCCCGGCGCCTGGGTCCACCCGCGGAGGGACTCGGCGGTCCCGTCGAAGATGGTCCGGTAGCCGCCGGCCCGCACGCCGATCTGGGAGCGGGCCGCCGCGTTGACGACCGCGGTGACCTCCTTGCCGGTGAGGACGCCGTCCTCGCGGAGCTGACGCGTCACGGCCCGGACGTGGCGCAGGTACTCCTGGTGGGAGCCCCACTCGCTGTCGTCGAGGATGAGGTCGTTCACCGTGCAGCCGCCGAGGTCGTCGTTGGCCACGCCGGAGTCGACGTCGCCGGAGAAGACCGTCTCGCGGTCGTCCGGCACCGTGCAGGAGATGCTGACCGGCACGGTCGTCGTGGCCTTCTCGCCGTCGGCGTAGGTGACCGTCAGCGTCGCCGTGTGGTCGGCGACCCGGGCGTAGGTGTGACGGGGGTTCGCCTCGGTCGACGAGGTGCCGTCGCCGAAGTCCCAGCGGTAGGAGACGCCGCCGGAGCGGGCGCCGGTGAAGGCGACCTCGAGCGGGGTGCCCTGGACGTTGGCCGCCGTCGCCGCCGGCGCCGGGGTGGCCGGGCCGCCGTCGTAGGTGACCCGCAGGAGCTTCTGGTTCGGGTCGAGGCTGAAGAAGCCGCCGGCGTAGTCGAGCAGGTACAGCGCGCCGTCGGGGCCGAACTTGGCGTCCATCCAGCTCTGGAGGCCGGTGTCGCCACCGCCGCCGCGGACGATCTGGCGCAGGTCCTCGGCGAAGGCCGGGGCGCCCTGGGTCGGCACCTTGCGCGGGTCGACGGTCACGGCCACGCGGTTGTTCGCGTTGGACTGGTCACCGATGAACCACTTGCCCTCCCAGTACGAGGGCCACGCCACGTCGCTGTCGGGGTCCACCTGGGACTGGCGGAAGGTGGGGCCGGACATGACGGCCTGGCCGCCGCCGCGCAGCCACGGCAGCGTGTAGGTGGCGTCCTCGTCCTCGTAGGTCGGGATGCCGCTGCCGTCCTCGCGCTCGGGGAAGACGGGCCCGCCACCGCTGGGCGAGTACCAGATCATGTTGTCCCGGGCGTCCGGGATGTCCACGAGGCCGGTGTTGCGCGGCGAGGTGTTCTGCAGGTCGTCGCAGTCGTACCAGCCGGTGAGGACGTCCGCGTCGGTGTTGCTGCGGTCGCGGTACGGCTGGCGGTTGCCCATGCAGAAGGGCCACCCCTGGTTGCCGGCGCTCGTGAGGATCGTGGCCGTCTCGTACTTGGCCGGGCCGAGCTCCGGGTCCGGCAGGCCGGCGTCGGGGCCGACCCACGCGGCGGTCAGCCAGTCGGTGTCCGCGTCGATCTGCAGGCGCGAGATGTTGCGCACGCCCATGACGTAGATCTCGGGGCGGGTCTTGTCGTCCGCGTCGCGGGCCTCGCTGAAGAGGTTGCCGTCGGGGATCGTGTAGGAGCCGTCGTCCTCGGGGTGGATCCGCAGGATCTTGCCGTTGAGGTCGTTGGTGTTGCCGGAGGTGCGACGGGCGTCCTGGAAGCTGATGCCCGCGAACTCCTGCTCCCAGTTGTTGCCCGAGTAGCCCTGCGAGCCGCCGGAGGAGTTGCTGTCGCCGGAGCCGACGTAGAGGTTGCCGTCGTCGTCGAAGGCCATGCCGCCGCCGGCGTGGCAGCAGCTGTGGACCTGGGTCTCCCACTCCAGCAGGTCGACCCGCGAGGACTGGTCGATGCTCGGGCCCGACGGGTCGTAGGTGAAGCGCGAGACGGTGCGCATGCCGACGCGCCGCTCGGTGTCCACCGACTCGTGCGGCATCCAGTAGACGTAGAGGAAGTTGTTCTCGGCGAAGTCGGGGTCCGGCACGATGCCGAGGAGCCCCTCCTCGTTCTTCACGAGCTCGCTGCCGCTGCCGCGGTTGCCCATGACCTCGAGGGTCGTCAGCAGCGTGACGTCACCCGTCTCCGGGTCCCACTCGTGGATGGTGCCGCAGCCGAGGCCGACGTCCGGGTCGTCCCAGGAGACGACGGGGCCGCTCGGGCAGGCGGCCTTGCCGACGTAGAACGCGGTGCCGTCGGGGGCCATGGTGAGGCCGTGCGGCTCGCCGATCTGGTCGAGCTGCCCGGGGGCGTTCTGCGCCGTCAGCCGCTCGGTCGTGTAGTTGGCGGCGATGGTCGCCTGGCAGTCGCCCCGGACCATGCCGGTCGTCCACTGCAGGGCGCCCAGCAGGTGCTCGCGGAAGCCCGCCTCGGACCAGCTCGCGGGCGTGCCGCCCATGCCG
The genomic region above belongs to Pseudokineococcus lusitanus and contains:
- a CDS encoding ThuA domain-containing protein, with the protein product MSAVPTMARPLVAPLQATAAAAAADDVRVLAFHGAPDAQDDPVLAATRAVAELGAQNGFTVETSSDPAVFTDDVLDEYRGVVFLSAEGADLSGAQEAALQAYVQDGGGFLGVRDAARAQETSQWFTGLVGTRIAGARPVPAEITSVTATAENAPNEVAANLADGDPGTKWLAFEPTATLTMQLAEPLVLAQYSLTSANDSAERDPRNWTLQGSNDGQTWVDVDSRTDQTFPERFQVRDFEIAEPGEAYTSYRLVVSANGSGGLTQLAEIELFDGESVTPVEDEVPLTRGTVDVVDRQHPSTEDLPLSITREDRWLDWSTNPTGEVHTVAQLRPTADAPATESPFQPVSWCRDYDGGRSFFTGMGGTPASWSEAGFREHLLGALQWTTGMVRGDCQATIAANYTTERLTAQNAPGQLDQIGEPHGLTMAPDGTAFYVGKAACPSGPVVSWDDPDVGLGCGTIHEWDPETGDVTLLTTLEVMGNRGSGSELVKNEEGLLGIVPDPDFAENNFLYVYWMPHESVDTERRVGMRTVSRFTYDPSGPSIDQSSRVDLLEWETQVHSCCHAGGGMAFDDDGNLYVGSGDSNSSGGSQGYSGNNWEQEFAGISFQDARRTSGNTNDLNGKILRIHPEDDGSYTIPDGNLFSEARDADDKTRPEIYVMGVRNISRLQIDADTDWLTAAWVGPDAGLPDPELGPAKYETATILTSAGNQGWPFCMGNRQPYRDRSNTDADVLTGWYDCDDLQNTSPRNTGLVDIPDARDNMIWYSPSGGGPVFPEREDGSGIPTYEDEDATYTLPWLRGGGQAVMSGPTFRQSQVDPDSDVAWPSYWEGKWFIGDQSNANNRVAVTVDPRKVPTQGAPAFAEDLRQIVRGGGGDTGLQSWMDAKFGPDGALYLLDYAGGFFSLDPNQKLLRVTYDGGPATPAPAATAANVQGTPLEVAFTGARSGGVSYRWDFGDGTSSTEANPRHTYARVADHTATLTVTYADGEKATTTVPVSISCTVPDDRETVFSGDVDSGVANDDLGGCTVNDLILDDSEWGSHQEYLRHVRAVTRQLREDGVLTGKEVTAVVNAAARSQIGVRAGGYRTIFDGTAESLRGWTQAPGGRFVLQPDGSLRSQGGLGMLWYHAEQLGDFSMTLKFRDVSAPGAYANTGVFTRFPDPEQPLEEREECGRQGAAVDSPAWVAIYCGHEIQIYDGPTGEPQKTGSVYNFDPVGLAAARPTPKGEWNTYEIRVVGQQYTIVRNGVVINEFDASPGKQSSRAGDPPTDLRQFAEGFVGLQNHGTGDLVEFREVRVRDL